In Populus nigra chromosome 1, ddPopNigr1.1, whole genome shotgun sequence, one genomic interval encodes:
- the LOC133696884 gene encoding uncharacterized protein LOC133696884, whose product MANACMAMRNLLSLAQKRFFNTSVILPTASSSFTAEYLIKTCGLPLQPGLSVSKKLLNDENNLQNSQAVVEFLKSHHFKDAHIAKMVQKCPAVLRCKVEDNLEPKFDFFIKNGFEGQLLPQILMSDPRILVCRLDTRIKPCLELLKPFLGSNENIIAVLKRASWLLTYSFKSCVQPNIDFLIKEGLPLDKMAKLLMSYPRTILIKHDRMVSAANYLKNLGLEPKAPMFIHAFRVMVQLSEPTWKKKIEAWKSVGWSEGEILGTFKRFPFLLSCSEEKINCMMDFFVNTVKLGHQTITANPSIFKYSFDKRIYPRYNVLKVLESKKLIRVRKTATFLKISEEKFLENYITKYEGKVPGLLEIYGSIRKTKGL is encoded by the coding sequence ATGGCCAACGCCTGTATGGCCATGAGAAACCTACTTTCTCTAGCACAAAAACGTTTCTTCAACACATCTGTTATACTTCCCACTGCCTCATCATCATTTACTGCTGAATATCTCATCAAGACATGCGGGCTTCCTTTACAACCAGGCCTTTCAGTTTCCAAGAAGCTCCTAAACGATGAAAATAACCTCCAAAACTCGCAAGCTGTAGTAGAATTCCTTAAATCTCACCATTTTAAGGATGCCCACATCGCCAAAATGGTCCAAAAGTGTCCTGCTGTCCTCCGTTGCAAAGTTGAGGACAATCTGGAGCCCAAATTTGACTTCTTCATTAAAAATGGATTTGAGGGTCAACTTCTGCCCCAAATTCTGATGTCGGATCCGAGAATTTTGGTATGCAGATTAGATACTCGCATTAAGCCATGTTTAGAACTTTTGAAGCCATTTCTTGGCAGTAATGAGAATATCATAGCTGTTCTTAAGCGTGCTTCGTGGTTATTGACATATAGTTTCAAGTCATGTGTGCAACCAAATATTGATTTCCTGATTAAAGAGGGGTTGCCTCTTGATAAGATGGCAAAACTGTTAATGTCGTACCCAAGAACCATACTAATTAAGCATGATAGGATGGTTTCTGCAGCAAATTATCTTAAGAATTTGGGGCTTGAACCAAAGGCTCCTATGTTTATCCACGCTTTTAGGGTGATGGTGCAATTGAGCGAACCaacttggaagaagaaaattgaggCTTGGAAGAGCGTTGGCTGGAGCGAAGGGGAGATTTTGGGGACTTTTAAGCGATTCCCGTTTCTTTTATCATGTTCAGAGGAGAAAATCAACTGCATGATGGATTTCTTTGTGAATACAGTGAAGCTGGGACACCAAACTATTACTGCAAATCCCTCAATTTTCAAGTATTCGTTTGATAAGAGGATTTATCCGAGGTATAATGTTTTGAAGGTTTTGGAGTCAAAGAAGCTAATTAGAGTCAGGAAGACTGCAACTTTCTTAAAAATAAGCGAGGAGAAGTTCTTGGAGAATTACATTACCAAGTACGAGGGCAAAGTTCCTGGTTTATTGGAGATATATGGGAGCATTAGAAAAACGAAGGGGCTATAA